One Spinacia oleracea cultivar Varoflay chromosome 4, BTI_SOV_V1, whole genome shotgun sequence DNA segment encodes these proteins:
- the LOC110798886 gene encoding uncharacterized protein isoform X2 — MSSFMGVSSIIRSVITVNDNSLSLSLSERHPRFWDFIKKACTKMMKVLIAFQGKHPFSFGDKSVLSPVVDFCLNKITNPEAELFSFEQFFIQCMVLVKSTLECKDYSLMVGCVINENAVTAEQRKKSISSAVAENLASPFPNDLVVLLCNILVRR, encoded by the exons ATGTCGTCGTTTATGGGGGTTTCCTCTATCATTCGATCGGTGATTACGGTGAATGATAACTCTCTGTCACTTTCTCTCTCAG AACGACATCCTAGGTTCTGGGATTTCATAAAAAAAGCATGCACTAAGATGATGAAGGTTCTAATTGCTTTCCAGGGAAAGCATCCTTTCTCATTTGGTGATAAGAGCGTCCTTTCACCTGTCGTTGATTTCTGCTTAAATAAGATCACCAATCCAGAGGCTGAACTCTTTTCATTTGAACAATTTTTTATCCAATGTATGGTGTTGGTAAAATCTACCCTGGAATGTAAAGACTACAGTCTTATGGTTGGTTGTGTGATAAATGAAAATGCAGTCACTGCAGAGCAGAGGAAGAAAAGTATCTCTTCTGCTGTTGCTGAGAATCTTGCCTCACCTTTCCCCAATGATCTTGTGGTACTTCTATGCAATATATTAGTACGGAGGTAA
- the LOC110798886 gene encoding uncharacterized protein isoform X3, with amino-acid sequence MPYNTPATEVANHPTGCTGYSSFQERHPRFWDFIKKACTKMMKVLIAFQGKHPFSFGDKSVLSPVVDFCLNKITNPEAELFSFEQFFIQCMVLVKSTLECKDYSLMVGCVINENAVTAEQRKKSISSAVAENLASPFPNDLVVLLCNILVRR; translated from the exons ATGCCTTACAATACTCCAGCAACTGAAGTAGCTAACCATCCTACTGGCTGTACTGGGT ATTCATCTTTCCAAGAACGACATCCTAGGTTCTGGGATTTCATAAAAAAAGCATGCACTAAGATGATGAAGGTTCTAATTGCTTTCCAGGGAAAGCATCCTTTCTCATTTGGTGATAAGAGCGTCCTTTCACCTGTCGTTGATTTCTGCTTAAATAAGATCACCAATCCAGAGGCTGAACTCTTTTCATTTGAACAATTTTTTATCCAATGTATGGTGTTGGTAAAATCTACCCTGGAATGTAAAGACTACAGTCTTATGGTTGGTTGTGTGATAAATGAAAATGCAGTCACTGCAGAGCAGAGGAAGAAAAGTATCTCTTCTGCTGTTGCTGAGAATCTTGCCTCACCTTTCCCCAATGATCTTGTGGTACTTCTATGCAATATATTAGTACGGAGGTAA
- the LOC110798886 gene encoding uncharacterized protein isoform X1: MSSFMGVSSIIRSVITVNDNSLSLSLSDSSFQERHPRFWDFIKKACTKMMKVLIAFQGKHPFSFGDKSVLSPVVDFCLNKITNPEAELFSFEQFFIQCMVLVKSTLECKDYSLMVGCVINENAVTAEQRKKSISSAVAENLASPFPNDLVVLLCNILVRR; encoded by the exons ATGTCGTCGTTTATGGGGGTTTCCTCTATCATTCGATCGGTGATTACGGTGAATGATAACTCTCTGTCACTTTCTCTCTCAG ATTCATCTTTCCAAGAACGACATCCTAGGTTCTGGGATTTCATAAAAAAAGCATGCACTAAGATGATGAAGGTTCTAATTGCTTTCCAGGGAAAGCATCCTTTCTCATTTGGTGATAAGAGCGTCCTTTCACCTGTCGTTGATTTCTGCTTAAATAAGATCACCAATCCAGAGGCTGAACTCTTTTCATTTGAACAATTTTTTATCCAATGTATGGTGTTGGTAAAATCTACCCTGGAATGTAAAGACTACAGTCTTATGGTTGGTTGTGTGATAAATGAAAATGCAGTCACTGCAGAGCAGAGGAAGAAAAGTATCTCTTCTGCTGTTGCTGAGAATCTTGCCTCACCTTTCCCCAATGATCTTGTGGTACTTCTATGCAATATATTAGTACGGAGGTAA